Proteins encoded by one window of Candidatus Bathyarchaeota archaeon:
- a CDS encoding M28 family peptidase, with protein sequence MKAGKIIALTLFLSILVLTGLNVVWSVSGYEPRVIPKINYLPIVERANRDYEEVKTIVKTLSSLGTRYTTSQGYIIARDYILDWFNKYLTNVTVHKYNLTVLVDYGGNLTLEDGTFFKAYPLMPNVVVPVIAENVSGPLVYVGTGELNELDGNPIQGSIVIMDFNSGLNWIEVAKLGAKAVIFIEPATTNREQALEKRLERLAFKFPRFYIKREDASKILLALAQSKKLGKPLIGTLNGLTKWEMRTAENIIGFVRGTKYPNNWVVIGAYYDSLSVVPSISPGASESVSMAILLTLAKYYSEKPPDYTVMFVAFSGHHQGIWGAREFVADYVYGPVYPKDSPHYRAESIAKYVVAGFGISIIPDTPLLYPTPSGGFYIQPEEEKMPGDGINYIIDTYRLLMEQTGKDYGLEPHGTGGSQSISFAISAADTYPVQSPNYMRWVDMEALLAPNSPRCPGYLFMTSRCFDWFYYTPTDTYEAIEPLLPNVKEQMELLYSWLHTFLHTDYLTKIPANNPQQHWGLYCDIGTEGLVSNHQTYMRNYFQAVMYDETTGWYVNVAPKENQQLLLVVHTASHGTYEGLILYRDRIAFVTLANESGVAEIIGEIGSEHLDRSWQHHEMFNMYLLDSKGNVLMARDLGQYNLPQTIYWHLTGAVCRGQSNFNLRRVVLFPCAAFVLFDYIEPDYLDLSYLSFVMSVRYFIGHTPIIHHNLPRVEASERLYYDLGPNIAMAYVEPNVPLEFIIYSPYAANRPYAIFTNATKDNREGYGYTLRQGEQFIISIYDYARDLFYINEERIMRVAEPAKISGIYTELHAKSRILLEEMRAALKSYNYSVAYVKAVEAWKNEIEAYASLRSTLEDTIFTVPFFCALIIPFVFLAERLFLHYSGYKRLGAIVAIYAGLVAIFSIMHPGFTIASSAMMVLVSFAILALVIPILFIIGSQTNTLLNAIRRRELGMHVAEIGRMSFATTAFSTGIENMRKTRFRTALTLISILILSLALVLFTSVAGVQMVRKTEQSPKYTPPFEGIVVMRENFGETLEGFRYGIGIRAIQYLKAKYGSEAIIAPRIWFIATHPSRVSCGLIVCRLPQEKEPSGKPTLIRGITLLTPEEAKLTGVAQALVGNNSDWFNEQDLYACILPDIIAERLGIPKDLSPERGKYKINLCGLVLSVVGIVEDGFFDAIVDLTGFALTPIDRRVSVSPPAQLFTSETIILPAKLAPYLRQHWRNSEIVEGVMTSSVALKFLNRSANIDKAGEIFSMFRGSTSQVWVYQDKNLYTLTVSVSVKSTGMAEQSIALVLVGLTIFNLMLGSVHERKRDLFIYSSVGLSPIHISIMFIAEAAVYAVVGSLIGYVVAMTVGRAAVTLGLQLGFMNYASGWVAGAIGVSLLATILSTLYPTISAARMITPSLERRWRIPTKPVGDEWSIPLPFFPADEREAAGILNFIKEYFEHHMSPVAPEFSVSSLNIMETRVEGFPALILDAETRIVPYEQGIRQRTKIQLINRSGKWNIVIHLTRLTGTSKAWADHNRAFLTKVREQFLLWRGLPPEERRKYLKEEKK encoded by the coding sequence ATGAAGGCGGGAAAGATTATTGCCTTAACACTTTTTCTCTCAATTCTTGTATTAACTGGCCTAAATGTAGTATGGTCGGTAAGCGGATATGAACCTAGAGTGATTCCGAAAATCAACTACCTACCCATAGTTGAGAGGGCGAACAGAGATTATGAAGAAGTTAAAACCATTGTTAAGACGTTATCTTCCCTGGGAACTCGCTACACAACCTCTCAGGGATACATCATTGCCAGAGATTACATTCTAGACTGGTTTAATAAGTATCTAACCAATGTCACAGTTCACAAATATAATTTGACAGTTCTGGTTGACTACGGAGGAAATTTGACTCTAGAAGATGGAACATTCTTCAAGGCATACCCATTGATGCCGAACGTAGTGGTTCCGGTAATCGCAGAGAATGTCTCAGGACCGTTGGTATACGTTGGAACCGGAGAGCTAAATGAGCTGGACGGCAATCCAATCCAAGGGTCAATTGTTATTATGGACTTTAACAGCGGTCTAAATTGGATAGAAGTAGCCAAGCTAGGAGCAAAAGCTGTAATATTCATAGAACCCGCGACAACGAATCGAGAGCAGGCATTAGAGAAGAGGCTTGAAAGGCTTGCATTCAAGTTCCCCAGATTCTACATTAAAAGAGAAGACGCTTCTAAGATTCTGTTGGCTCTTGCGCAAAGCAAAAAGCTTGGAAAGCCGCTAATAGGGACTCTGAACGGGCTTACAAAATGGGAGATGAGAACCGCAGAGAACATAATAGGCTTTGTTAGGGGCACAAAATATCCGAACAATTGGGTTGTAATAGGTGCGTACTACGACTCGCTTTCCGTCGTGCCAAGCATATCCCCAGGAGCATCGGAATCTGTAAGCATGGCCATCCTTTTGACGCTTGCAAAGTATTACAGCGAAAAACCGCCAGACTACACAGTTATGTTCGTAGCATTTTCAGGCCATCACCAAGGGATATGGGGAGCAAGAGAATTTGTGGCTGATTACGTCTATGGACCAGTATATCCTAAGGATTCTCCGCATTATAGGGCGGAAAGCATCGCAAAATATGTGGTTGCAGGGTTCGGAATAAGCATAATCCCGGACACTCCACTCCTTTATCCAACCCCAAGCGGAGGTTTCTACATACAACCAGAAGAAGAGAAGATGCCGGGAGATGGCATAAACTACATTATAGACACTTATAGGCTGCTTATGGAGCAGACTGGGAAAGATTATGGTCTTGAACCGCATGGCACAGGAGGAAGTCAATCAATATCATTTGCCATCTCAGCAGCTGACACCTATCCCGTGCAGAGTCCAAATTATATGAGGTGGGTTGACATGGAGGCACTTCTTGCGCCTAACAGTCCAAGGTGCCCCGGATACTTATTTATGACTTCAAGATGCTTTGATTGGTTCTACTATACGCCTACGGATACATACGAGGCCATAGAGCCTTTGCTTCCCAATGTCAAGGAGCAGATGGAACTTCTTTATTCCTGGCTCCACACATTTCTACATACAGATTATCTTACTAAAATCCCTGCTAACAATCCGCAGCAGCACTGGGGCCTATACTGCGATATCGGGACAGAAGGGTTAGTCTCAAACCATCAGACATACATGAGAAACTACTTCCAAGCAGTGATGTATGATGAAACCACAGGTTGGTATGTCAATGTCGCGCCAAAAGAGAACCAGCAGCTACTTTTAGTAGTTCATACGGCTAGTCATGGAACATATGAGGGTTTAATACTCTATAGGGATCGGATAGCCTTTGTAACCTTAGCAAACGAGTCAGGTGTTGCTGAGATCATCGGCGAGATTGGCAGCGAGCACTTAGATAGGTCTTGGCAGCACCACGAAATGTTCAACATGTATCTCTTAGATTCAAAGGGTAATGTTCTTATGGCAAGAGATCTCGGACAATACAATCTTCCACAAACAATATATTGGCATCTCACAGGGGCTGTATGTCGAGGTCAAAGCAACTTCAACCTCAGGCGTGTTGTTCTATTTCCATGCGCGGCTTTCGTCCTCTTCGATTATATTGAGCCAGACTATCTAGACCTTTCATATCTATCCTTTGTCATGAGCGTCAGATACTTCATCGGCCACACACCGATCATCCACCATAATTTGCCGAGGGTCGAAGCCTCGGAGAGGCTCTATTATGACCTAGGTCCGAACATCGCTATGGCATACGTGGAACCCAACGTGCCATTAGAATTTATTATATACTCCCCATACGCAGCCAACAGACCATACGCAATCTTCACAAACGCGACAAAGGATAATCGTGAAGGTTACGGATACACCCTCAGGCAGGGTGAGCAATTCATAATAAGCATATACGATTACGCTAGGGACCTATTCTATATCAATGAAGAGAGGATTATGAGGGTGGCCGAGCCGGCCAAAATATCTGGAATCTACACGGAACTGCATGCCAAGTCACGTATCCTTCTTGAAGAGATGAGAGCCGCCTTAAAGAGTTACAATTACAGTGTTGCGTATGTCAAGGCGGTTGAAGCTTGGAAGAATGAAATTGAAGCATATGCCTCGCTAAGGAGCACACTAGAGGACACAATCTTTACTGTCCCATTCTTCTGCGCCCTGATAATACCGTTCGTATTCTTGGCGGAAAGATTATTCCTCCATTACTCCGGGTATAAGAGGTTGGGCGCAATTGTCGCCATCTATGCAGGGCTAGTAGCAATATTTTCTATAATGCATCCAGGTTTCACGATAGCGTCCTCAGCAATGATGGTTCTAGTTAGCTTTGCAATATTGGCTCTGGTAATACCTATCCTCTTCATAATAGGTAGCCAGACAAACACACTGTTGAACGCGATAAGACGAAGAGAGCTCGGGATGCACGTCGCGGAGATAGGGCGTATGTCCTTCGCAACCACAGCATTCTCGACTGGAATAGAAAACATGAGGAAGACAAGGTTCAGAACGGCTCTCACACTGATCTCAATCTTGATACTAAGCTTAGCATTAGTTCTGTTCACATCTGTCGCTGGCGTTCAGATGGTCAGGAAGACAGAGCAGTCCCCGAAGTATACTCCGCCATTCGAAGGAATAGTCGTCATGAGAGAAAACTTCGGGGAGACCCTAGAGGGGTTCAGGTATGGCATTGGCATAAGAGCCATTCAATACCTCAAGGCTAAATATGGGTCAGAAGCCATAATTGCCCCTAGAATCTGGTTTATAGCAACGCATCCAAGCCGAGTATCATGCGGTTTGATCGTATGCAGATTGCCCCAAGAGAAGGAGCCATCAGGCAAACCCACTCTAATCAGGGGCATAACCCTATTAACGCCTGAAGAAGCAAAGCTTACAGGTGTGGCCCAAGCCTTAGTCGGAAACAACAGCGACTGGTTTAATGAGCAGGACCTCTATGCATGTATTCTACCCGATATTATTGCTGAACGTTTAGGAATCCCGAAAGACCTTTCCCCAGAGAGGGGCAAGTACAAGATAAACCTATGTGGCTTGGTACTCAGTGTAGTCGGAATAGTTGAAGACGGCTTCTTCGATGCGATAGTTGACTTAACTGGCTTCGCCCTGACACCAATCGATAGAAGGGTGTCAGTTTCGCCGCCAGCACAGCTGTTTACAAGCGAGACGATAATATTGCCGGCGAAGCTAGCTCCTTACTTGAGACAGCATTGGAGGAACTCTGAGATAGTTGAGGGGGTTATGACGAGCAGCGTTGCACTCAAGTTTCTGAACAGGAGCGCAAATATAGATAAGGCTGGCGAAATCTTCAGCATGTTCAGAGGCTCGACATCGCAGGTCTGGGTGTACCAAGACAAGAATCTATACACGCTGACGGTATCCGTTTCTGTTAAGAGTACAGGTATGGCTGAGCAGAGCATCGCGCTTGTCCTCGTAGGACTAACAATATTCAACCTTATGCTGGGAAGCGTACATGAGAGGAAAAGAGACCTATTTATCTATAGCTCCGTTGGTCTAAGCCCCATTCACATATCAATAATGTTCATAGCGGAGGCGGCCGTATACGCGGTTGTCGGAAGCCTCATCGGTTATGTGGTGGCGATGACTGTTGGACGGGCTGCTGTTACGTTGGGTCTCCAATTGGGCTTCATGAACTACGCTTCAGGATGGGTGGCAGGAGCAATAGGAGTCTCACTCCTTGCAACAATCTTGTCAACCTTGTATCCAACAATATCCGCTGCGAGAATGATCACACCCTCATTGGAAAGGAGATGGAGGATACCTACGAAGCCTGTTGGAGACGAATGGTCAATACCGCTTCCCTTCTTCCCAGCGGATGAGAGAGAAGCGGCGGGCATACTAAACTTCATTAAAGAATACTTTGAGCATCATATGAGCCCAGTCGCGCCAGAGTTCTCTGTCTCATCCCTAAATATAATGGAAACCCGCGTTGAAGGTTTCCCAGCACTAATCCTTGATGCTGAAACGAGGATAGTACCATATGAGCAAGGGATAAGACAGAGGACAAAGATACAGCTGATCAACAGATCGGGGAAATGGAACATCGTAATACATCTGACGAGGCTTACGGGAACTTCGAAGGCATGGGCTGACCATAATAGAGCGTTCCTCACAAAGGTTAGAGAACAATTCCTATTGTGGAGAGGTCTTCCGCCAGAAGAAAGGCGGAAGTACTTGAAAGAGGAAAAGAAATAG
- the gatE gene encoding Glu-tRNA(Gln) amidotransferase subunit GatE, with translation MSIEYTRIGLKVGLECHQQLDTEEKLFCACKPSLFKEEPETVFMRRLRPTQSEMGQVDPAAYFEFKKEVRILYESNRKAACLVEMDEEPPHELNREALDIALSIALMMNAKPVDEVHVMRKIVIDGSNTTGFQRTCVIALNGSVEVEGKRVPIEHISLEEDAARKISDEGLTVRYRIDRLCIPLIEVATGPVITTPEEAQKVALSIGRILRATGKVKRGIGTIRQDLNISISEGALVEIKGVQELELISKVVEYEVQRQLNLLKIRDELRARGLSESTINEEIIDVTSAFKGTGCRLIGRAIDQGKHVLAVKLPKFSGLLGLELIPGVRLGTEMADRARFWGRVAGILHSDEFQKYGLTEKEVAEVRRLLNAEIDDAVVIVADSKENAVDALGAVIERAREAIKGVPEETRAANPDGTTRYMRPRPGAARMYPETDVPPIEIAAEYVERIRMNLPELPEERIRRLMRDYGLNEKLARQLQDSPYGDLFEKIMKETRIAPTVVAATLTETLKALKREGAEIEQLNDAQLIELFKLVDAKRVSKESIPEILRWLTKHVDLKPSEAVDALGLSILSEAEISSIIDSIIEDKREIIRGKGADAFSFLMGTIMREYRGKVDTDSLSRMIKEKLSMLERE, from the coding sequence GTGAGTATAGAGTATACTAGAATAGGCCTTAAAGTCGGGCTCGAATGCCATCAGCAACTCGACACAGAGGAGAAACTTTTCTGCGCCTGCAAACCTTCACTGTTTAAAGAGGAACCGGAGACAGTCTTTATGAGGAGACTCAGGCCTACTCAGAGCGAAATGGGTCAAGTCGATCCTGCCGCCTATTTTGAGTTCAAGAAAGAAGTTAGAATACTTTACGAATCGAATAGGAAGGCAGCCTGCCTTGTCGAGATGGATGAAGAACCCCCGCACGAGTTGAATAGGGAGGCGCTTGACATAGCACTTTCGATAGCGTTGATGATGAATGCAAAGCCCGTAGATGAGGTACATGTCATGCGGAAAATCGTGATTGACGGTTCAAACACGACAGGGTTTCAGCGGACATGTGTCATAGCTCTTAACGGTTCAGTCGAAGTCGAAGGAAAAAGGGTACCGATAGAGCATATAAGCCTAGAAGAAGATGCGGCAAGGAAGATTAGCGATGAAGGCTTAACCGTAAGATACCGCATTGACAGGCTATGCATCCCGCTTATCGAGGTTGCAACCGGCCCAGTGATAACAACGCCAGAAGAAGCTCAGAAGGTAGCTCTATCCATTGGAAGGATCTTAAGGGCTACAGGAAAGGTTAAGAGAGGCATCGGAACAATTCGGCAAGACCTGAACATCTCGATTTCAGAGGGAGCATTAGTTGAAATCAAGGGAGTACAGGAGCTGGAGCTAATATCGAAAGTAGTTGAATATGAAGTACAGCGCCAGCTAAACCTCTTAAAAATTAGAGATGAACTTAGGGCGAGGGGTCTCAGCGAGTCTACAATAAATGAGGAGATCATAGATGTTACTTCCGCCTTCAAAGGAACAGGTTGCCGACTGATTGGCAGGGCAATAGATCAAGGTAAGCATGTCCTAGCCGTGAAGTTACCTAAATTTTCGGGACTGTTGGGACTTGAACTTATTCCGGGAGTGAGGCTTGGAACAGAGATGGCTGATAGGGCGCGCTTCTGGGGTCGAGTAGCAGGCATATTGCACAGCGACGAATTTCAGAAGTATGGACTGACCGAAAAGGAAGTCGCCGAGGTCAGGAGACTCTTGAACGCCGAGATTGATGACGCTGTGGTCATAGTTGCTGATTCTAAAGAAAATGCGGTCGACGCTTTAGGGGCTGTGATTGAAAGGGCAAGAGAGGCAATAAAAGGTGTCCCGGAGGAAACTCGAGCCGCCAATCCAGATGGGACAACAAGGTACATGCGGCCTAGACCAGGAGCAGCTCGGATGTACCCTGAGACTGATGTCCCACCTATAGAGATAGCAGCCGAATATGTTGAGAGAATAAGGATGAATCTTCCCGAATTGCCCGAGGAAAGAATAAGACGGCTAATGAGAGACTATGGGTTAAATGAGAAACTTGCTCGTCAGCTTCAAGACTCGCCCTATGGGGACCTCTTTGAAAAGATAATGAAGGAGACACGCATCGCTCCGACAGTTGTAGCTGCAACCCTCACTGAAACCCTTAAGGCGCTTAAGAGAGAAGGTGCTGAAATCGAGCAGCTGAACGATGCCCAATTAATTGAGCTCTTCAAACTTGTTGATGCGAAGAGGGTCTCTAAGGAATCAATTCCTGAGATTCTGAGATGGTTGACAAAGCATGTCGACTTGAAGCCTTCAGAAGCCGTCGATGCTTTAGGACTTTCAATTCTATCTGAAGCTGAAATTTCATCTATAATTGACAGCATAATCGAGGATAAACGAGAGATCATAAGGGGAAAAGGCGCAGATGCATTCAGCTTCCTCATGGGAACAATAATGAGAGAGTACAGGGGAAAGGTTGACACCGACTCTCTCAGCAGGATGATTAAGGAAAAATTGAGCATGTTGGAACGTGAATAA
- a CDS encoding winged helix-turn-helix domain-containing protein translates to MERRNCIEITVEILRIASAGARKTQIVYGANLNHSLLKQYLERLEEKGLIKRERDKEERFKTTDLGHQYIEYYRNLQLLANF, encoded by the coding sequence ATGGAAAGAAGAAACTGTATAGAGATAACAGTTGAAATTCTGCGTATCGCCAGCGCTGGCGCGAGAAAGACGCAGATAGTCTATGGCGCGAATTTGAATCACTCCCTTCTTAAGCAGTATCTAGAGAGGCTTGAGGAAAAGGGTCTCATCAAAAGGGAAAGAGACAAGGAAGAAAGATTCAAAACAACCGATCTCGGGCATCAATACATTGAATACTATCGTAATCTGCAGCTTCTGGCAAACTTCTGA
- a CDS encoding OPT/YSL family transporter, with the protein MEKSGSSEKLLRSGLTPVTVIALLYAIFVFQPAMVWLSLTTGGGLGAISWITVIIFAEIMRLSGKPISKQEATIIFLLAAVGGSMAGTPFFINMIYRAYYAQSPIAKLFGIADEIPRWWASTSIEAWQRRTFLHPSWTQPIIIGIIMLILGEAVNLSMGLITREIYIRSMKLPFPMQEVSAVGIATIVEPEQEKRTIFLIGSLFGIIYGFILYGPPILNQLLTGVPSSAPIPWADMNEIIQTGIPGASFGIATSLLTLIGGFILPFSTVVSILAGSVALYMIANPLLVSLRLTGFAEEYFYGMSIADIMYRTNLHAWAGPLVGVALGAAVIPLLQARKAIAAGFRSLSKIEKGGLSVTSLPVLLAIWLGSSVASVAITYMLIPAGIIYLLVMLGFSVGWSFIWTMINAYSLGVTGLQIGEPRQVIPIFKYSYISTGFYQGKDIWFMDPIIGTGGAGWCGTFKVCELNDTDPISLIKVFLLVLPIVTVMGFVYVQNFWSIAPIPSVMYQYTAIYWPISATNDSLWIAGRMFTAFDPIWVAGAFALTLAGGIIIAVLKIPASIIGLAVGVNTAIPYAVTIFLGGIIGRFIEWRIGRDWWRRNRMVLSAGLSLGESTSIIIVSVIGMITRSLWVMPY; encoded by the coding sequence ATGGAAAAATCTGGCAGCTCCGAAAAACTCCTGAGAAGCGGGCTTACACCAGTCACAGTGATAGCTCTGCTCTACGCAATCTTCGTATTTCAACCAGCCATGGTCTGGCTGTCGCTGACTACGGGTGGAGGGCTAGGCGCCATAAGCTGGATAACAGTAATAATATTTGCGGAGATAATGAGGCTCTCTGGAAAACCCATAAGCAAACAAGAGGCAACAATCATATTCCTCCTCGCGGCCGTTGGGGGAAGCATGGCTGGAACACCCTTCTTCATAAACATGATTTACAGGGCCTATTATGCCCAGTCGCCCATCGCTAAACTATTCGGAATTGCGGATGAGATACCGAGATGGTGGGCTTCAACAAGTATTGAGGCGTGGCAGAGGAGAACTTTTCTACACCCAAGCTGGACGCAGCCAATCATCATCGGGATAATCATGCTAATTCTGGGGGAAGCCGTAAACCTGAGCATGGGCCTCATCACCCGAGAGATATATATCAGATCGATGAAGCTACCCTTCCCAATGCAGGAGGTTTCAGCAGTGGGAATCGCCACTATCGTCGAGCCGGAACAGGAGAAGAGAACAATCTTCCTGATCGGAAGCCTATTCGGAATTATATATGGATTCATACTTTATGGTCCACCCATACTGAATCAGCTACTCACAGGCGTCCCCAGCAGCGCACCTATACCATGGGCTGACATGAACGAAATCATCCAGACAGGCATACCTGGAGCAAGCTTCGGAATAGCGACAAGCTTACTGACCCTTATAGGCGGATTTATATTGCCGTTCAGCACGGTTGTGAGCATTCTTGCAGGATCAGTCGCATTGTACATGATTGCCAATCCGCTGCTCGTCAGCCTCCGTCTAACAGGGTTCGCGGAAGAATACTTCTATGGTATGAGCATAGCTGACATCATGTATAGGACGAACCTTCATGCGTGGGCGGGACCTTTAGTTGGCGTTGCCTTGGGAGCAGCTGTGATCCCGCTGCTACAAGCCAGAAAGGCAATAGCCGCGGGTTTCAGATCGCTGTCGAAGATAGAGAAAGGCGGTCTCAGTGTCACATCTCTACCAGTTCTACTTGCAATATGGCTAGGCTCCTCAGTCGCCTCGGTCGCCATAACCTACATGCTAATACCAGCAGGGATAATCTATCTCCTAGTAATGCTCGGATTCTCGGTTGGCTGGTCATTCATTTGGACGATGATCAACGCGTATTCCCTAGGTGTAACCGGCCTCCAGATAGGAGAGCCCCGGCAGGTCATACCAATATTTAAGTACTCATATATCTCGACCGGGTTCTATCAGGGCAAAGACATATGGTTCATGGATCCGATTATAGGCACAGGGGGAGCCGGATGGTGCGGAACATTTAAGGTCTGCGAATTAAACGACACGGATCCTATAAGCCTAATAAAAGTCTTCCTATTAGTGCTGCCGATAGTTACGGTAATGGGCTTCGTTTACGTTCAGAACTTCTGGTCAATAGCGCCTATCCCCTCCGTGATGTATCAATATACTGCCATATACTGGCCGATATCGGCAACGAACGACTCACTCTGGATAGCAGGCAGAATGTTCACCGCATTTGATCCCATATGGGTTGCTGGAGCATTCGCGTTGACTCTTGCAGGCGGAATCATAATTGCGGTGCTGAAAATACCCGCAAGCATAATAGGGCTGGCTGTCGGAGTAAACACTGCAATACCCTATGCAGTAACAATATTCCTCGGAGGAATAATAGGAAGATTTATCGAGTGGAGAATTGGAAGGGACTGGTGGAGACGAAACAGAATGGTTCTAAGTGCAGGCCTCTCACTCGGAGAATCCACATCAATCATAATCGTAAGCGTAATAGGGATGATCACGCGGTCCCTCTGGGTAATGCCATATTAG
- a CDS encoding translation elongation factor-like protein gives MSERKLKEIGRVTHYFTKIGVAVVELTDTLSVGDKILIQGSTTNFEQTVSSMQIEHRNVTKAYAGQSIGLKVENRVREMDRVYKIL, from the coding sequence ATGTCTGAAAGGAAATTAAAAGAGATTGGTAGGGTAACACATTACTTCACGAAGATAGGGGTTGCAGTTGTGGAGTTGACCGATACCCTTTCCGTCGGCGACAAGATTCTAATTCAAGGATCTACCACAAATTTCGAGCAAACCGTCTCTTCAATGCAGATAGAGCATAGAAACGTCACTAAGGCTTATGCCGGACAAAGCATAGGACTCAAGGTGGAGAATAGAGTTAGAGAAATGGATAGGGTCTATAAGATCTTATGA
- the gatD gene encoding Glu-tRNA(Gln) amidotransferase subunit GatD, translating to MDWELPGYRGEALRLLKESKVKIGDRVRILREDTSFEGILIPRSEYGDDKHIVIKIKSGYNIGIKITPATRIEKIGVESRPSFSPPPPPPQRPDLPRVAIIGTGGTIASRVDYRTGAVRPAISASDLYSIIPELSEIAAIETDILFNVFSEDLTPAHWSGMAKKVADYISKGVDGVVITHGTDAMGYTAAALSFALQNLPVPVILVGAQRSEDRPSSDAATNMIGAVLAASQAPFAEVAVAMHETISDDSVLLHRGTKVRKCHTSRRDAFKTVNGEPLARILENRGIEMLTENFRERDKSRILVLKPDFDEKVALIKFYPGMNPKVIDWHVEEGYLGIILEGTGLGHIRRECFESIRNALKDGVIIAMTSQCIWGRVNMNVYSNGRDLLTAGVIPLEDMLPETALVKLMWILGQTKNQDEVRSLLKANIANEISPRSIESIQPHILSRI from the coding sequence TTGGACTGGGAACTCCCTGGATATCGAGGAGAAGCGCTCAGGCTGCTGAAGGAATCTAAAGTAAAGATCGGGGACAGAGTGCGGATCTTGAGGGAAGATACTTCTTTTGAAGGAATACTGATTCCAAGGTCGGAATACGGAGATGACAAGCATATTGTCATCAAGATCAAATCGGGATATAACATAGGGATAAAAATTACTCCTGCAACCAGGATAGAGAAGATAGGCGTAGAATCAAGGCCCTCGTTCTCTCCGCCGCCGCCACCACCACAAAGACCAGATCTTCCTAGAGTGGCCATAATTGGAACTGGGGGGACTATAGCAAGCCGCGTCGATTATAGAACTGGAGCGGTTAGACCAGCAATATCTGCCAGCGATCTTTATAGCATCATCCCCGAACTCTCAGAAATAGCCGCCATTGAGACTGATATCCTTTTTAACGTATTCAGTGAGGATCTGACACCTGCTCACTGGAGTGGTATGGCAAAGAAGGTTGCTGATTATATAAGTAAAGGAGTGGACGGAGTTGTCATAACTCATGGCACAGACGCAATGGGTTATACCGCAGCTGCTCTAAGCTTTGCACTACAGAATCTGCCTGTACCAGTCATCCTCGTCGGCGCTCAGAGATCGGAGGATAGACCAAGCTCAGATGCTGCGACTAACATGATAGGGGCGGTTCTAGCTGCTTCGCAAGCTCCCTTCGCGGAAGTCGCTGTCGCAATGCATGAGACAATCTCCGACGACTCAGTATTATTGCATAGAGGTACAAAGGTTAGAAAATGCCACACTAGTAGAAGAGATGCATTCAAAACCGTTAATGGAGAGCCACTCGCCAGAATCCTGGAGAATAGGGGAATTGAAATGCTAACAGAGAATTTCAGAGAAAGGGACAAGAGCAGAATCTTAGTGCTAAAGCCAGATTTTGATGAAAAAGTCGCATTGATTAAGTTTTATCCTGGAATGAATCCGAAGGTCATAGACTGGCATGTAGAGGAGGGCTATCTAGGGATAATTCTAGAAGGAACAGGTCTAGGACATATTAGACGGGAATGCTTCGAATCTATAAGAAACGCGTTGAAGGACGGCGTCATCATCGCTATGACATCTCAATGTATATGGGGAAGGGTAAACATGAACGTATACTCGAATGGAAGAGACCTGCTGACCGCCGGCGTCATACCTTTAGAGGATATGCTTCCTGAGACCGCGCTGGTCAAGTTAATGTGGATACTCGGCCAGACGAAGAATCAGGACGAAGTGAGGTCTCTCCTTAAAGCGAATATAGCTAATGAAATCTCCCCAAGAAGTATTGAGTCGATCCAGCCGCATATTTTGTCCCGCATATAG